The Glycine soja cultivar W05 chromosome 6, ASM419377v2, whole genome shotgun sequence genome has a window encoding:
- the LOC114416840 gene encoding squamosa promoter-binding protein 1-like: MERERALFERVRKNSTVEEEVENEVEEEDESGISTTEEEKKKGVGSSGGRRGSSGGSGGVSPPSCQAERCGADLTDAKRYHRRHKVCEFHSKAPVVVVAGLRQRFCQQCSRFHDLAEFDESKRSCRRRLAGHNERRRKSNPEASNEGSTKGHHPKETTHCRLANERERIQMNLPGSSGYKSFNIR, translated from the exons ATGGAGAGGGAGAGAGCATTGTTTGAGAGGGTGAGAAAGAATAGCACAGTGGAAGAGGAAGTGGAAAATGAAGTGGAGGAGGAGGATGAAAGTGGCATTAGTACTactgaagaagagaagaagaaaggggttggTAGTAGTGGTGGGAGAAGAGGGTCAAGTGGAGGTAGTGGAGGGGTTTCTCCACCTTCATGTCAAGCAGAGAGGTGTGGTGCTGATTTAACTGATGCAAAGAGGTACCATCGCCGCCACAAGGTGTGTGAGTTTCATTCAAAGGCACCTGTTGTGGTGGTTGCAGGGCTAAGGCAGAGGTTTTGCCAGCAATGTAGCAG GTTCCATGACCTGGCAGAGTTTGATGAATCCAAGAGAAGCTGCCGCCGCCGGTTGGCCGGACACAACGAGCGGCGCCGGAAAAGCAACCCGGAAGCTTCCAATGAGGGCAGCACCAAAGGCCATCACCCTAAGGAAACAACACACTGCAGGCTTGCAAATGAGAGGGAGAGAATTCAGATGAACCTACCAGGGAGTTCCGGCTACAAGTCTTTCAACATCAGATGA